In a genomic window of Candidatus Competibacteraceae bacterium:
- the gcvH gene encoding glycine cleavage system protein GcvH → MSQIKFTETHEWLRLEDDGTGVIGITDYAQNALGDLVFVGLPEVGAELAQGGEGATIESVKAAGEIHMPAGGTVIETNAALADDPAQANSDPLGAGWFLKIKIADPAQLDALMDQAAYDKFVASLD, encoded by the coding sequence ATGAGTCAGATCAAGTTCACCGAAACCCACGAATGGCTGCGCCTTGAAGACGACGGCACCGGCGTGATCGGCATCACCGACTACGCCCAAAACGCGCTGGGCGATTTGGTGTTCGTCGGCCTGCCCGAGGTCGGCGCGGAACTGGCGCAAGGCGGCGAAGGGGCCACCATCGAATCGGTCAAGGCCGCCGGCGAAATTCACATGCCGGCGGGCGGCACGGTGATCGAAACTAACGCCGCGCTCGCCGACGACCCCGCCCAGGCCAACAGCGACCCGCTCGGCGCGGGCTGGTTCCTCAAGATCAAGATCGCCGATCCGGCGCAATTGGATGCCCTGATGGACCAGGCGGCCTACGACAAGTTCGTAGCCAGTCTCGATTGA